The genomic interval TATGGGAATACCTACCCCCAACATAAGGGATGAGCCATAATTTTTAAAATAACAACCCTTCACCCATTGATGATTCATCTTTTTTGCATCCCCCACTAAAGCCACTGTGGAAGCAGGACCAATGGGGGTGCGATTTTCCAGTCTTTTTTGTCTGGGGAAATGTTGTGTTCCTTCCCATGCAATGTACCCTTGCGCTCCACCTAAAAATATTTTAGTACCTATGCCTATAACTTCTAAATCAGGGTCATTTAAGAGGGGTGAAAGGGCGCCAACGCTAGAATATACGGCATTGCCTAAACGTGGTAAAAGGGGACCTAAATAGGTATATAAGGTACGATCACCCCCATTGACACCGACAATGAAATTTTGATATAAATTCCGAGGATTATACAAGTAAAATTGATTGATTGAATCTATGGTGATAGTTGATTCAAAAGAAGCCCGAGGATAACAGTCCGTTACCTGCCCCACCGCTTTAATGGGTACTGCTTTTCCTGCGATCAAATCTTCGATAACATGAGCTCCTCCTCGTTCGGGTAAGTTCGACGGTAAATTCTCTCCTAGTTCTTTATTACTGCCATACTCAGAAGGCACAGTTGCCCCCAAACACAAATCTACTGCTCCAAAACCAG from Cyanobacterium stanieri LEGE 03274 carries:
- a CDS encoding homocysteine biosynthesis protein, with product MRTVAEINEKITNRTVQVCTIEELKSKVKKQGIKKTYQEIDVVCTGTFEPMESSGAIINLGHTDPPIKIRQCWLDGVPTYAGFGAVDLCLGATVPSEYGSNKELGENLPSNLPERGGAHVIEDLIAGKAVPIKAVGQVTDCYPRASFESTITIDSINQFYLYNPRNLYQNFIVGVNGGDRTLYTYLGPLLPRLGNAVYSSVGALSPLLNDPDLEVIGIGTKIFLGGAQGYIAWEGTQHFPRQKRLENRTPIGPASTVALVGDAKKMNHQWVKGCYFKNYGSSLMLGVGIPIPLLSEKIVANCAVDDRDIVAPVMDFSIPRRVRPSFGLASYAHLKSGKIKIEGQVVRVASVASLYLSRQVAQILKQKILDAEFTLTEAVASLPCDRTFIAQDGAI